From a region of the Rhinopithecus roxellana isolate Shanxi Qingling chromosome 8, ASM756505v1, whole genome shotgun sequence genome:
- the DEDD gene encoding death effector domain-containing protein — protein sequence MAGLKRQASQVWPEEHGEQEHGLYSLHRMFDIVGTHLTHRDVRVLSFLFVDVIDDHERGLIRNGRDFLLALERQGRCDESNFRQVLQLLRIITRHDLLPYVTLKRRRAVCPDLVDKYLEETSIRYVTPRALSDPEPRPPQPPKTVPPHYPVVCCPTSGPQMCSKRPARGRATLGSQRKRRKSVTPDPKEKQTCDIRLRVRAEYCQHETALQGNVFSNKQDPLERQFERFNQANTILKSRDLGSIICDIKFSELTYLDAFWRDYINGSLLEALKGVFITDSLKQAVGHEAIKLLVNVDEEDYELGRQKLLRNLMLQALP from the exons ATGGCGGGCCTAAAGCGGCAGGCAAGCCAGGTGTGGCCAGAAGAGCATGGTGAGCAGGAACATGGGCTGTACAGCCTGCACCGCATGTTTGACATCGTGGGCACTCATCTGACACACAGAGATGTGCGCgtgctttctttcctctttgttgATGTCATTGATGACCACGAGCGTGGACTCATCCGAAATGGACGTGACTTCTTACTGGCACTGGAGCGCCAGGGCCGCTGTGATGAAAGTAACTTTCGCCAGGTGCTGCAGCTGCTGCGCATCATCACTCGCCACGACCTGCTGCCCTATGTCACCCTCAAGAGAAGACGGGCTG TGTGCCCTGATCTTGTAGACAAATATCTGGAGGAGACATCAATTCGCTATGTGACCCCCAGAGCCCTCAGTGATCCAGaaccaaggcctccccagccccctAAAACAG TGCCTCCCCACTATCCTGTGGTGTGCTGCCCCACTTCGGGTCCTCAGATGTGTAGCAAGCGGCCAGCCCGAGGGAGAGCCACACTTGGGAGCCAGCGAAAACGCCGGAAGTCAGTGACACCAGATCCCAAGGAAAAGCAGACATGTG ACATCAGACTGCGGGTTCGGGCTGAGTACTGCCAGCATGAGACTGCTCTGCAGGGCAACGTCTTCTCTAACAAGCAGGACCCACTTGAGCGCCAGTTTGAGCGCTTTAACCAGGCTAACACCATCCTCAAGTCCCGGGACCTGGGCTCCATCATCTGTGACATCAAGTTCTCTGAGCTCACCTACCTCGACGCATTTTGGCGCGACTACATCAATGGCTCTTTATTAGAGGCACTTAAAGGTGTCTTCATCACAGACTCCCTCAAGCAAGCTGTGGGCCATGAAGCCATCAAGCTGCTGGTAAATGTAGACGAGGAGGACTATGAGCTGGGCCGACAGAAACTCCTGAGGAACTTGATGCTGCAAGCATTGCCCTGA
- the NIT1 gene encoding deaminated glutathione amidase isoform X1, with the protein MTFGLRKRLSKERGFSLMLGFITRPPHRFLSLLCPGLRIPRPSVPCAQPRPRAMAVSSSSCELPLVAVCQVTSTPDKQQNFKTCAELVREAARLGACLAFLPEAFDFIARDPAETLRLSEPLGGRLLEEYTRLARECGLWLSLGGFHERGQDWEQTQKIYNCHVLLNSKGAVVATYRKTHLCDVEIPGQGPMCESNSTMPGPSLESPVSTPAGKVGLAVCYDMRFPELSLALAQAGAEILTYPSAFGSVTGPAHWEVLLRARAIETQCYVVAAAQCGRHHEKRASYGHSMVVDPWGTVVARCSEGPGLCLARIDLSYLRQLRQHLPVFQHRRSDLYGNLGHPLS; encoded by the exons ATGACTTTTGGACTGCGGAAACGTTTGTCAAAGGAAAGGGGCTTCAGTTTAAT GCTGGGCTTCATCACCAGGCCTCCTCACAGATTCCTGTCCCTTCTGTGTCCCGGACTCCGGATACCTCGACCTTCAGTACCTTGTGCTCAGCCCAG GCCCAGAGCCATGGctgtctcctcttcctcctgcgaACTGCCCTTGGTGGCTGTGTGCCAGGTAACATCGACGCCAGACAAGCAACAGAACTTTAAAACATGTGCTGAGCTGGTTCGAGAGGCTGCCAGACTGGGTGCCTGCCTGGCTTTCCTGCCTGAAGCATTTGACTTCATTGCACGGGACCCTGCAGAGACGCTACGCCTGTCTGAACCACTGGGTGGGAGACTTTTGGAAGAATACACCCGGCTTGCCAG GGAATGTGGACTCTGGCTGTCCTTGGGTGGTTTCCATGAGCGTGGCCAAGACTGGGAGCAGACTCAGAAAATCTACAATTGTCATGTGCTGCTGAACAGCAAAG GGGCAGTAGTGGCCACTTACAGGAAGACACATCTGTGTGACGTAGAGATTCCAGGGCAGGGGCCTATGTGTGAAAGCAATTCTACCATGCCTGGGCCCAGTCTTGAGTCACCTGTCAGCACACCAGCAGGCAAG GTTGGTCTAGCTGTCTGCTATGACATGCGGTTCCCTGAACTCTCTCTGGCATTGGCTCAAGCAGGAGCAGAGATACTTACCTATCCTTCAGCTTTTGGATCGGTTACAGGCCCAGCCCACTGGGAG GTGTTGCTGCGGGCCCGTGCTATTGAAACCCAGTGCTATGTCGTGGCAGCGGCACAGTGTGGACGCCACCACGAGAAGAGAGCAAGTTATGGCCACAGCATGGTGGTAGACCCCTGGGGAACAGTGGTGGCCCGCTGCTCTGAGGGGCCAGGCCTCTGCCTTGCCCGAATAGACCTCAGCTATCTGCGACAGTTGCGTCAACACCTGCCTGTGTTCCAGCACCGCAGGTCTGACCTCTACGGCAATCTGGGTCACCCACTGTCTTAA
- the NIT1 gene encoding deaminated glutathione amidase isoform X2, translated as MLGFITRPPHRFLSLLCPGLRIPRPSVPCAQPRPRAMAVSSSSCELPLVAVCQVTSTPDKQQNFKTCAELVREAARLGACLAFLPEAFDFIARDPAETLRLSEPLGGRLLEEYTRLARECGLWLSLGGFHERGQDWEQTQKIYNCHVLLNSKGAVVATYRKTHLCDVEIPGQGPMCESNSTMPGPSLESPVSTPAGKVGLAVCYDMRFPELSLALAQAGAEILTYPSAFGSVTGPAHWEVLLRARAIETQCYVVAAAQCGRHHEKRASYGHSMVVDPWGTVVARCSEGPGLCLARIDLSYLRQLRQHLPVFQHRRSDLYGNLGHPLS; from the exons AT GCTGGGCTTCATCACCAGGCCTCCTCACAGATTCCTGTCCCTTCTGTGTCCCGGACTCCGGATACCTCGACCTTCAGTACCTTGTGCTCAGCCCAG GCCCAGAGCCATGGctgtctcctcttcctcctgcgaACTGCCCTTGGTGGCTGTGTGCCAGGTAACATCGACGCCAGACAAGCAACAGAACTTTAAAACATGTGCTGAGCTGGTTCGAGAGGCTGCCAGACTGGGTGCCTGCCTGGCTTTCCTGCCTGAAGCATTTGACTTCATTGCACGGGACCCTGCAGAGACGCTACGCCTGTCTGAACCACTGGGTGGGAGACTTTTGGAAGAATACACCCGGCTTGCCAG GGAATGTGGACTCTGGCTGTCCTTGGGTGGTTTCCATGAGCGTGGCCAAGACTGGGAGCAGACTCAGAAAATCTACAATTGTCATGTGCTGCTGAACAGCAAAG GGGCAGTAGTGGCCACTTACAGGAAGACACATCTGTGTGACGTAGAGATTCCAGGGCAGGGGCCTATGTGTGAAAGCAATTCTACCATGCCTGGGCCCAGTCTTGAGTCACCTGTCAGCACACCAGCAGGCAAG GTTGGTCTAGCTGTCTGCTATGACATGCGGTTCCCTGAACTCTCTCTGGCATTGGCTCAAGCAGGAGCAGAGATACTTACCTATCCTTCAGCTTTTGGATCGGTTACAGGCCCAGCCCACTGGGAG GTGTTGCTGCGGGCCCGTGCTATTGAAACCCAGTGCTATGTCGTGGCAGCGGCACAGTGTGGACGCCACCACGAGAAGAGAGCAAGTTATGGCCACAGCATGGTGGTAGACCCCTGGGGAACAGTGGTGGCCCGCTGCTCTGAGGGGCCAGGCCTCTGCCTTGCCCGAATAGACCTCAGCTATCTGCGACAGTTGCGTCAACACCTGCCTGTGTTCCAGCACCGCAGGTCTGACCTCTACGGCAATCTGGGTCACCCACTGTCTTAA